A genomic window from Gossypium hirsutum isolate 1008001.06 chromosome D12, Gossypium_hirsutum_v2.1, whole genome shotgun sequence includes:
- the LOC107945455 gene encoding ABC transporter D family member 1 — MPSLQLLQLTEHGQNLLASKRKALLLASGIVVAGGTAAYVHSRFSNKKADSYSHYNGIRENKENPDKVLKKNNNVKRIKQKKGGLKSLQVLAAILLSEMGKIGTRDLLALVGIVVLRAALSNRLAKVQGFLFRAAFLRRVPSFFWLISENILLCFLLSTIHSTSKYITGTLSLRFRKILTKLIHAHYFENMAYYKISHVDGRIRNPEQRIASDLPRFCSELSELVQDDLTAVTDGLLYTWRLCSYASPKYILWILAYVLGAGAAIRNFSPAFGKLMSKEQQLEGEYRQLHSRLRTHAESIAFYGGESREESHIQQKFKTLVKHMRVVLHDHWWFGMIQDFLLKYLGATVAVVLIIEPFFAGHLRPDASTLGRAEMLSNLRYHTSVVISLFQALGTLSISSRRLNRLSGYADRIHELMLITRELSADDKKSSLQRPGSRNYLTEANYVEFSGVKVVTPTGNVLVKDLSLRVESGSNLLITGPNGSGKSSLFRVLGGLWPLVSGHIVKPGVGSDLNKEIFYVPQRPYTAVGTLRDQLIYPLTADQEVEPLTHSGMVDLLKNVDLDYLLDRYPPEKEVNWGDELSLGEQQRLGMARLFYHKPKFAILDECTSAVTTDMEERFCAKVRAMGTSCITISHRPALVAFHDVVLSLDGEGGWKVHYKREDSSVQSEGGIVLTALSETDRQNDAIAVQRAFTAAKKDSAFSSPKTQSYVSEVITTSPSVNHGVKLPIVPQLHKVPRALPLRVAAMFKVLVPTLFEKQGAQLLAVAFLVVSRTWISDRIASLNGTTVKHVLEQNKAAFIRLIGISVLQSGASSFIAPSLRHLTARLALGWRIRLTQNLLKNYLRNNAFYQVFHMSSKNIDADQRITHDLEKLTTDLSGLVTGMVKPSVDILWFTWRMKLLTGRRGVSILYAYMFLGLGFLRTVTPDFGDLTSREQQLEGTFRFMHERLRTHAESVAFFGGGAREKAMVDSRFRELLDHSLLLLKKKWLFGILDDFVTKQLPHNVTWGLSLLYALEHKGDRALVSTQGELAHALRFLASVVSQSFLAFGDILELHRKFLELSGSINRIFELEELLDAAQSGDLSTDNLSRSQRTALSAEDVISFAEVDIITPAQKLLARQLTCDVVPGKSLLVTGPNGSGKSSVFRVLRGLWPIVSGRLYKPSHHFDEETASGGIFYVPQRPYTCLGTLRDQIIYPLSCEEAELREFKLYGQGKKPVDSASVLDARLKTILENVRLNYLLEREEGGWDANLNWEDILSLGEQQRLGMARLFFHTPKFGILDECTNATSVDVEEQLYRLAKDLGITVITSSQRPALIPFHALELRLVDGEGKWELRSIKQ, encoded by the exons ATGCCTTCTCTTCAATTGCTGCAGCTAACTGAGCATGGCCAAAATCTTCTGGCTTCTAAGAG GAAAGCACTACTGCTTGCTTCTGGTATTGTGGTTGCTGGTGGAACTGCTGCTTATGTACATTCAAGGTTTAGCAATAAAAAGGCTGATTCATATAGTCATTACAATGGGATccgagaaaacaaagaaaatccTGATAAGGTTCTCAAAAAGAATAATAATGTAAAGAGAATCAAACAAAAGAAAGGTGGATTGAAGTCCCTTCAGGTTTTAGCAGCAATTCTTCTATCTGAGATGGGCAAAATAGGTACAAGAGATCTCTTGGCATTGGTGGGCATTGTG GTGCTGAGAGCTGCTTTGAGCAATAGATTAGCAAAAGTTCAGGGATTTCTATTCCGTGCTGCTTTTCTTCGGCGTGTACCATCATTTTTCTGGCTAATATCTGAAAACATTTTATTGTGCTTTCTCCTGTCAACTATTCATTCTACTTCAAAATACATAACGGGTACCCTAAGTTTGAGGTTCAGAAAAATACTGACAAAACTCATCCATGCACATTACTTTGAG AACATGGCATATTACAAAATATCGCATGTTGATGGACGGATTAGGAATCCTGAACAACGAATCGCAAGTGATTTACCAAGATTCTGTTCAGAATTGAGTGAACTTGTACAGGATGATTTGACAGCAGTTACTGATGGTCTGCTTTATACTTGGCGTCTTTGTTCTTATGCTAGCCCAAAATACATACTCTggattttg GCCTATGTTTTGGGAGCCGGAGCTGCAATAAGAAACTTCTCTCCTGCTTTTGGGAAGCTAATGTCGAAAGAACAACAGTTGGAAGGAGAATACAGACAACTTCATTCAAGGCTAAGGACCCATGCAGAGAGTATAGCGTTTTATGGTGGAGAAAGTAGAGAAGAATCTCATATTCAACAGAAGTTTAAGACTCTTGTTAAGCACATGAGGGTTGTACTTCATGACCATTGGTGGTTTGGCATGATTCAGGACTTCTTATTGAAGTACCTTGGTGCTACTGTGGCTGTTGTTTTGATTATTGAGCCTTTCTTTGCTGGCCATCTTAGGCCAGATGCTTCAACATTGGGACGTGCAGAGATGTTGAGCAATTTAAGATACCACACGAGTGTTGTAATTTCACTATTTCAGGCCTTGGGAACCCTTTCTATAAGTTCAAGGCGGCTGAATCGTCTCAG TGGTTATGCTGACCGTATTCATGAGTTGATGCTCATAACAAGAGAGTTAAGTGCTGATGATAAAAAGTCATCCCTGCAAAGACCTGGAAGTAGGAATTACTTAACTGAAGCTAACTATGTTGAGTTTTCTGGTGTCAAG GTTGTCACTCCAACCGGAAATGTTTTGGTGAAGGATCTCTCTCTAAGGGTTGAATCGGGCTCTAATCTTTTGATTACAG GTCCAAATGGCAGTGGAAAGAGTTCCCTTTTTCGCGTTTTAGGTGGTCTTTGGCCACTGGTATCTGGCCATATTGTGAAACCTGGGGTTGGTTCCGATCTTAATAAAGAAATATTCTATGTGCCACAAAGACCATATACAGCTGTTGGAACCCTTCGAGACCAGCTAATTTACCCTCTTACTGCAGATCAGGAGGTtgaacctcttacacatagtggAATGGTGGACCTGTTGAAAAAT GTTGACCTTGACTACCTATTGGATCGTTATCCTCCTGAGAAAGAGGTCAACTGGGGTGATGAACTCTCTCTTGGAGAGCAACAGAGATTGGGGATGGCTAGACTGTTCTACCATAAGCCTAAATTTGCAATTCTTGATGAGTGCACTAGTGCTGTGACAACTGATATGGAGGAGCGATTTTGTGCTAAGGTTAGAGCAATGGGTACGTCATGCATAACCATATCACATCGTCCAGCACTAGTTGCATTCCATGATGTGGTTTTGTCCTTGGATGGGGAAGGAGGATGGAAAGTTCATTACAAAAG GGAGGATTCTTCAGTGCAAAGTGAAGGTGGGATTGTTTTAACCGCACTTTCTGAGACAGACCGCCAAAATGATGCAATTGCAGTTCAACGGGCATTCACTGCTGCTAAAAAG GACTCTGCATTCTCAAGTCCAAAGACTCAATCATATGTATCAGAGGTTATAACAACATCGCCCTCTGTGAACCATGGTGTTAAATTGCCTATTGTTCCTCAACTCCACAAGGTTCCAAGAGCACTGCCATTGAGAGTAGCTGCCATGTTTAAAGTATTG GTGCCTACGCTATTTGAGAAACAGGGGGCTCAACTACTTGCAGTTGCTTTTCTTGTTGTCTCAAGAACATGGATATCAGATCGGATTGCTTCATTGAATG GAACGACTGTGAAGCATGTTTTGGAGCAGAATAAGGCAGCCTTTATCCGATTAATTGGTATAAGTGTTCTTCAAAGTGGTGCATCTTCTTTCATTGCACCTTCCTTAAG GCACTTGACTGCTAGGCTGGCCCTTGGATGGAGGATTAGGTTGACCCAAAATTTGCTAAAGAACTACTTAAGAAATAATGCATTTTACCAG GTTTTTCACAtgtcaagcaaaaatattgatgCAGATCAAAGAATAACTCATGATCTTGAAAAGTTAACAACTGATTTATCAGGACTGGTTACTGGAATGGTAAAGCCATCTGTTGACATTTTGTG GTTCACCTGGAGAATGAAGCTCTTAACTGGGAGAAGGGGTGTTTCCATTTTGTATGCATATATGTTTCTTGGTCTAGGTTTTCTAAGGACTGTTACTCCTGATTTTGGTGATTTGACAAGTCGAGAACAACAGCTTGAGGGAACCTTCAG GTTCATGCATGAAAGACTGCGCACTCATGCTGAATCTGTTGCATTCTTTGGAGGCGGTGCTCGAGAAAAAGCT ATGGTTGACTCAAGATTTAGGGAGCTTCTTGATCACTCTTTGCTTCTTTTGAAGAAGAAATGGCTGTTTGGTATACTTGATGATTTTGTGACAAAACAGCTTCCGCATAATGTTACTTGGGGTTTGAGCTTATTATATGCCTTGGAACACAAGGGGGATCGAGCCTTAGTTTCTACCCAAG GTGAGTTGGCACATGCACTGAGGTTCCTGGCATCTGTTGTGTCTCAAAGCTTTTTAGCCTTTGGTGACATCCTAGAACTGCATAGAAAGTTTCTGGAGCTGTCTGGGAGTATCAACCGAATTTTTGAGCTCGAAGAGCTTCTTGATGCTGCTCAGTCTG GGGATTTGAGCACTGATAACTTATCTCGATCTCAGAGGACTGCTCTCTCTGCTGAAGATGTTATTTCTTTTGCTGAGGTGGATATAATTACTCCAGCACAGAAGCTATTGGCTAGACAGTTGACATGTGATGTAGTACCAGGAAAAAGCCTGCTAGTTACTG GCCCCAATGGGAGCGGAAAAAGTTCTGTTTTCAGAGTACTTCGAGGTCTGTGGCCCATCGTGAGTGGAAGGCTTTATAAACCATCCCACCATTTTGATGAAGAAACAGCTTCTGGTGGCATCTTCTATGTTCCTCAGCGCCCATATACATGCTTGGGAACTTTGAGGGATCAAATCATATATCCTCTCTCCTGTGAGGAAGCAGAGCTGAGAGAATTTAAGTTGTATGGACAAG